The following coding sequences are from one Acipenser ruthenus chromosome 7, fAciRut3.2 maternal haplotype, whole genome shotgun sequence window:
- the LOC117414681 gene encoding meiosis expressed gene 1 protein homolog codes for MSFDAQGDAGSKPKSVSRAKQWTDEVENLYRFQQAGYRDELEYKQVKQVDLVDRWPGTGFVKKLQRRDNTFYYYNRKRECEDKEVNKVKMYAY; via the exons atgtcttttgaTGCCCAAGGTGATGCTGGTTCAAAACCAAAATCTGTAAGCCGTGCAAAACAGTGGACTGATGAGGTGGAAAATCTCTACAGATTTCAACAGGCTGGCTACAGAGATGAATTAGAATACAAACAAGTGAAGCAAGTGGatttg GTTGATCGTTGGCCAGGAACAGGATTTGTGAAGAAACTCCAACGACGAGACAACACTTTCTACTACTACAACAGAAAAAGAGAATGTGAAGATAAAGAAGTCAATAAAGTGAAAATGTATGCTTACTAA
- the LOC117415897 gene encoding protein artemis-like isoform X1 produces the protein MSTFEGRMKEYPTVSLDRFDKENRNARAYFLSHCHKDHMKGLKAPALKRRLECSLTVRLYCSPVTKELLLISPRYNFWETHIVAIEVETPTQISLIDETSGEKEDVVVTLLPAGHCPGSVMFLFEGNNGTVLYTGDFRMAKGEAARMELLHSGDRVKDIKSVYLDTTFFDPRFYQIPSREECLNGIRELVRSWITLSPYHAVWLNCKAAYGYEYLFTNLSEEFGLQVHVKNLDMFKKMPEILNHVTTDRTTRIHACRHPRDAEFFRGNRLPCGMLAKDGTPLRIISIKPSTMWFGERRKKTNVIVRQGASSYRACFSFHSSYTEIKDFLTHICPVEIYPSVIPIGRTIEDVKEILRPLCRANSGTGEVIYKPLGALKRAKMNFTSQIESDSEEDLFDDMQISPRRRKLPMKQLKPVQPKMENPSGIPARPQASCCGDMTEMEINSSTLKGDFMDCEESNDDEDEEEETSVNTMEYDTKNDAKSCTKSTDIQQKVLNSLKEETSENQLSNDQESKEPVPDLIAIKPEVPKWDAFFKPEPVLTDEGSELEDSQEHSRNTTQSQSPSLFSDSDDGDSIHISSQSTHLSEQGSEGWGSQQDSVGIC, from the exons ATGAGTACATTTGAGGGTCGTATGAAAGAATATCCAACCGTGTCATTAGATCGATTTGACAAAGAAAATCGAAATGCCAGAGCTTATTTTTTGTCTCACTGTCATAAAG ATCACATGAAAGGGCTGAAAGCTCCAGCTCTGAAAAGGAGACTGGAATGCAG TTTGACGGTTCGCCTATACTGTTCACCAGTAACCAAGGAGCTTCTACTGATCAGTCCTAGGTACAACTTTTGGGAAACTCATATT gttgCCATTGAAGTGGAAACACCAACACAAATTTCATTAATAGATGAGACATCAGGAGAG AAAGAGGATGTTGTAGTGACACTTCTTCCTGCTGGTCATTGCCCAGGATCAGTCAT GTTTCTGTTTGAAGGTAACAATGGGACAGTTCTCTATACAGGAGATTTCAGAATGGCCAAGGGGGAAGCAGCTCGAATGGAACTTTTACACTCAGGGGACAG agTAAAAGACATTAAGAGTGTTTATCTTGACACAACCTTTTTTGACCCCAGATTCTATCAGATACCAAGCAGG GAGGAGTGTTTAAATGGAATAAGGGAGTTGGTGAGAAGCTGGATAACCCTCAGCCCATATCATGCAGTGTGGTTAAACTGCAAGGCTGCCTATGGTTATGAATACCTTTTCACAAACCTCAGTGAGGAGTTTGGATTACAG GTCCATGTCAAGAATTTAGATATGTTCAAAAAGATGCCTGAAATCCTCAATCATGTGACCACTGACAGGACGACTCGGATACATGCATGTAGACATCCAAGG GATGCTGAGTTCTTCAGAGGGAATAGGTTGCCATGTGGTATGTTAGCTAAAGACGGGACACCACTGCGCATTATCAGCATTAAACCCTCCACCATGTGGTTtggggagagaagaaagaaaaccAATGTCATAGTGAG acaaGGAGCAAGTTCTTACCGAGCTTGTTTCTCCTTTCATTCGTCCTACACTGAG ATAAAGGATTTCCTTACTCATATCTGCCCTGTTGAGATATACCCTAGTGTAATCCCAATTGGCAGAACGATAGAGGATGTCAAAGAAAT CTTACGGCCACTGTGCAGAGCAAATTCTGGAACTGGGGAGGTCATTTATAAACCACTGGGGGCTCTGAAAAGAGCAAAAATGAATTTCACATCCCAAATAG aatCGGACAGTGAAGAAGACCTTTTTGATGACATGCAGATTTCTCCTCGGAGACGCAAGTTGCCTATGAAACAACTCAAACCTGTACAACCGAAAATGGAGAACCCATCTGGAATTCCTGCAAGACCTCAGGCCAGCTGCTGTGGGGACATGACTGAGATGGAAATCAACTCCTCTACCCTGAAGGGAGATTTCATGGACTGTGAAGAATCtaatgatgatgaagatgaggAGGAAGAAACATCTGTAAACACTATGGAGTATGATACAAAGAATGATGCCAAATCCTGTACAAAATCTACTGACATCCAACAGAAAGTACTAAACTCTTTAAAAGAAGAAACCAGTGAAAACCAACTTAGCAACGACCAAGAAAGCAAAGAACCTGTCCCAGATTTAATTGCTATCAAACCGGAAGTGCCAAAATGGGATGCTTTTTTTAAACCGGAACCAGTGTTGACGGATGAAGGCTCTGAACTTGAGGACAGTCAGGAACATTCAAGAAACACTACTCAATCCCAGTCACCCAGCCTGTTCAGTGATTCAGATGATGGGGACTCCATCCATATCTCCTCCCAGTCAACCCACCTCTCGGAACAAGGCAGTGAAGGCTGGGGCAGCCAGCAAGACAGTGTTGGTATATGCTAA
- the LOC117415897 gene encoding protein artemis-like isoform X2, with amino-acid sequence MSTFEGRMKEYPTVSLDRFDKENRNARAYFLSHCHKDHMKGLKAPALKRRLECSLTVRLYCSPVTKELLLISPRYNFWETHIVAIEVETPTQISLIDETSGEKEDVVVTLLPAGHCPGSVMFLFEGNNGTVLYTGDFRMAKGEAARMELLHSGDRVKDIKSVYLDTTFFDPRFYQIPSREECLNGIRELVRSWITLSPYHAVWLNCKAAYGYEYLFTNLSEEFGLQVHVKNLDMFKKMPEILNHVTTDRTTRIHACRHPRIKDFLTHICPVEIYPSVIPIGRTIEDVKEILRPLCRANSGTGEVIYKPLGALKRAKMNFTSQIESDSEEDLFDDMQISPRRRKLPMKQLKPVQPKMENPSGIPARPQASCCGDMTEMEINSSTLKGDFMDCEESNDDEDEEEETSVNTMEYDTKNDAKSCTKSTDIQQKVLNSLKEETSENQLSNDQESKEPVPDLIAIKPEVPKWDAFFKPEPVLTDEGSELEDSQEHSRNTTQSQSPSLFSDSDDGDSIHISSQSTHLSEQGSEGWGSQQDSVGIC; translated from the exons ATGAGTACATTTGAGGGTCGTATGAAAGAATATCCAACCGTGTCATTAGATCGATTTGACAAAGAAAATCGAAATGCCAGAGCTTATTTTTTGTCTCACTGTCATAAAG ATCACATGAAAGGGCTGAAAGCTCCAGCTCTGAAAAGGAGACTGGAATGCAG TTTGACGGTTCGCCTATACTGTTCACCAGTAACCAAGGAGCTTCTACTGATCAGTCCTAGGTACAACTTTTGGGAAACTCATATT gttgCCATTGAAGTGGAAACACCAACACAAATTTCATTAATAGATGAGACATCAGGAGAG AAAGAGGATGTTGTAGTGACACTTCTTCCTGCTGGTCATTGCCCAGGATCAGTCAT GTTTCTGTTTGAAGGTAACAATGGGACAGTTCTCTATACAGGAGATTTCAGAATGGCCAAGGGGGAAGCAGCTCGAATGGAACTTTTACACTCAGGGGACAG agTAAAAGACATTAAGAGTGTTTATCTTGACACAACCTTTTTTGACCCCAGATTCTATCAGATACCAAGCAGG GAGGAGTGTTTAAATGGAATAAGGGAGTTGGTGAGAAGCTGGATAACCCTCAGCCCATATCATGCAGTGTGGTTAAACTGCAAGGCTGCCTATGGTTATGAATACCTTTTCACAAACCTCAGTGAGGAGTTTGGATTACAG GTCCATGTCAAGAATTTAGATATGTTCAAAAAGATGCCTGAAATCCTCAATCATGTGACCACTGACAGGACGACTCGGATACATGCATGTAGACATCCAAGG ATAAAGGATTTCCTTACTCATATCTGCCCTGTTGAGATATACCCTAGTGTAATCCCAATTGGCAGAACGATAGAGGATGTCAAAGAAAT CTTACGGCCACTGTGCAGAGCAAATTCTGGAACTGGGGAGGTCATTTATAAACCACTGGGGGCTCTGAAAAGAGCAAAAATGAATTTCACATCCCAAATAG aatCGGACAGTGAAGAAGACCTTTTTGATGACATGCAGATTTCTCCTCGGAGACGCAAGTTGCCTATGAAACAACTCAAACCTGTACAACCGAAAATGGAGAACCCATCTGGAATTCCTGCAAGACCTCAGGCCAGCTGCTGTGGGGACATGACTGAGATGGAAATCAACTCCTCTACCCTGAAGGGAGATTTCATGGACTGTGAAGAATCtaatgatgatgaagatgaggAGGAAGAAACATCTGTAAACACTATGGAGTATGATACAAAGAATGATGCCAAATCCTGTACAAAATCTACTGACATCCAACAGAAAGTACTAAACTCTTTAAAAGAAGAAACCAGTGAAAACCAACTTAGCAACGACCAAGAAAGCAAAGAACCTGTCCCAGATTTAATTGCTATCAAACCGGAAGTGCCAAAATGGGATGCTTTTTTTAAACCGGAACCAGTGTTGACGGATGAAGGCTCTGAACTTGAGGACAGTCAGGAACATTCAAGAAACACTACTCAATCCCAGTCACCCAGCCTGTTCAGTGATTCAGATGATGGGGACTCCATCCATATCTCCTCCCAGTCAACCCACCTCTCGGAACAAGGCAGTGAAGGCTGGGGCAGCCAGCAAGACAGTGTTGGTATATGCTAA
- the LOC117415897 gene encoding protein artemis-like isoform X3 → MFLFEGNNGTVLYTGDFRMAKGEAARMELLHSGDRVKDIKSVYLDTTFFDPRFYQIPSREECLNGIRELVRSWITLSPYHAVWLNCKAAYGYEYLFTNLSEEFGLQVHVKNLDMFKKMPEILNHVTTDRTTRIHACRHPRDAEFFRGNRLPCGMLAKDGTPLRIISIKPSTMWFGERRKKTNVIVRQGASSYRACFSFHSSYTEIKDFLTHICPVEIYPSVIPIGRTIEDVKEILRPLCRANSGTGEVIYKPLGALKRAKMNFTSQIESDSEEDLFDDMQISPRRRKLPMKQLKPVQPKMENPSGIPARPQASCCGDMTEMEINSSTLKGDFMDCEESNDDEDEEEETSVNTMEYDTKNDAKSCTKSTDIQQKVLNSLKEETSENQLSNDQESKEPVPDLIAIKPEVPKWDAFFKPEPVLTDEGSELEDSQEHSRNTTQSQSPSLFSDSDDGDSIHISSQSTHLSEQGSEGWGSQQDSVGIC, encoded by the exons AT GTTTCTGTTTGAAGGTAACAATGGGACAGTTCTCTATACAGGAGATTTCAGAATGGCCAAGGGGGAAGCAGCTCGAATGGAACTTTTACACTCAGGGGACAG agTAAAAGACATTAAGAGTGTTTATCTTGACACAACCTTTTTTGACCCCAGATTCTATCAGATACCAAGCAGG GAGGAGTGTTTAAATGGAATAAGGGAGTTGGTGAGAAGCTGGATAACCCTCAGCCCATATCATGCAGTGTGGTTAAACTGCAAGGCTGCCTATGGTTATGAATACCTTTTCACAAACCTCAGTGAGGAGTTTGGATTACAG GTCCATGTCAAGAATTTAGATATGTTCAAAAAGATGCCTGAAATCCTCAATCATGTGACCACTGACAGGACGACTCGGATACATGCATGTAGACATCCAAGG GATGCTGAGTTCTTCAGAGGGAATAGGTTGCCATGTGGTATGTTAGCTAAAGACGGGACACCACTGCGCATTATCAGCATTAAACCCTCCACCATGTGGTTtggggagagaagaaagaaaaccAATGTCATAGTGAG acaaGGAGCAAGTTCTTACCGAGCTTGTTTCTCCTTTCATTCGTCCTACACTGAG ATAAAGGATTTCCTTACTCATATCTGCCCTGTTGAGATATACCCTAGTGTAATCCCAATTGGCAGAACGATAGAGGATGTCAAAGAAAT CTTACGGCCACTGTGCAGAGCAAATTCTGGAACTGGGGAGGTCATTTATAAACCACTGGGGGCTCTGAAAAGAGCAAAAATGAATTTCACATCCCAAATAG aatCGGACAGTGAAGAAGACCTTTTTGATGACATGCAGATTTCTCCTCGGAGACGCAAGTTGCCTATGAAACAACTCAAACCTGTACAACCGAAAATGGAGAACCCATCTGGAATTCCTGCAAGACCTCAGGCCAGCTGCTGTGGGGACATGACTGAGATGGAAATCAACTCCTCTACCCTGAAGGGAGATTTCATGGACTGTGAAGAATCtaatgatgatgaagatgaggAGGAAGAAACATCTGTAAACACTATGGAGTATGATACAAAGAATGATGCCAAATCCTGTACAAAATCTACTGACATCCAACAGAAAGTACTAAACTCTTTAAAAGAAGAAACCAGTGAAAACCAACTTAGCAACGACCAAGAAAGCAAAGAACCTGTCCCAGATTTAATTGCTATCAAACCGGAAGTGCCAAAATGGGATGCTTTTTTTAAACCGGAACCAGTGTTGACGGATGAAGGCTCTGAACTTGAGGACAGTCAGGAACATTCAAGAAACACTACTCAATCCCAGTCACCCAGCCTGTTCAGTGATTCAGATGATGGGGACTCCATCCATATCTCCTCCCAGTCAACCCACCTCTCGGAACAAGGCAGTGAAGGCTGGGGCAGCCAGCAAGACAGTGTTGGTATATGCTAA